The following are from one region of the Coffea eugenioides isolate CCC68of chromosome 2, Ceug_1.0, whole genome shotgun sequence genome:
- the LOC113764116 gene encoding uncharacterized protein LOC113764116 produces METKASHREDLSSAQAVLMGALAPGVNGPTWNTLKIAFLMLGVSLVAMLGLAFSSSDSTLTLHVAVFVFLTGTLFFLLSSFLAQTGLVSVEHQMQEIGLAPKSFGDVKNDKSN; encoded by the exons ATGGAAACGAAAGCTTCCCATCGAGAAGATCTATCATCAGCACAAGCAGTATTGATGGGAGCTTTAGCTCCTGGGGTCAAT GGTCCCACTTGGAATACACtaaagattgcatttttgatgCTGGGTGTAAGTCTGGTTGCTATGCTAGGCTTAGCATTCTCCTCTAGTGACTCTACATTGACCCTCCATGTtgctgtttttgtttttctgactggaacccttttctttcttttaagcAG CTTTCTTGCACAGACTGGTCTGGTTTCAGTGGAGCATCAAATGCAAGAAATAGGTTTGGCACCCAAAAGTTTTGGGGATGTTAAAAATGATAAGAGTAATTGA